The region CCAACGATCATTTCACTTCTGACGAACGGTCGATGATCCGTGCACATGGTCCCTGGCCACTGAAGCCGCTGCCCGACCCTTCAAATCGCTTTTCCGGCAACCAAACCGCGATTGCATTCGGCAAGGACCTGTTTTCGGACCCTCGACTTTCGCGCGACGGAAATCTCTCCTGCACGAGTTGCCATGTGCCCGAGCTCGGTTTCACCGATGGTCTTGAGAGAAGCACGGGCATCGGCGAAGTTGATCGAAATGCGCCCGCGATCGCCAATCTCGCGAATTTTCGCTGGTTTGGCTGGGACGGTCGATCCGACACGCTTTGGGGTCAGAGCATACATCCCATTCTCAACGACCTGGAGATGGCGGCAACGGCCGCTGACATCGCAACTCAAATGGTTGGCCAGGAAGATCTGTCTGTACGATATGAGCAGGCGACCAAGACCAACCCGGCTTATGAGACACCGGAGGCTCTTCTCGTTAACACGGGTAAGATCCTGGCAGCCTATCAAGAGACCCTGCGCACTCCTCGCACGCATTTTGACGATTATCGAGATGCACTCGTTACAGGTGACACAGCCGGTCAAGTCGCCTACCCGGATGCGGCCAAACGCGGTCTGAAGATCTTTACCGGCAAGGGCAAATGCAGCATTTGCCATTTTGGGCCGCTGTTCACGAATGGTGAGTTCCATAGCATCGGCATCAAGCACTTTGCAGCAGCAGATCGGGTCGACACCGGGCGATACGGCGGCCTGAAAGCCTTTCGCGAGAGCAAGCTCAACCGTCTCGGGCCCCATAGCGACGAAGACCAGGCGCTCGCGGCCAAAGCGCCAAGCGCCTACGCAGCCTTCCTTCACAGCAACTGGGGTGCCTATCGCGTGCCCTCCTTGAGAAATGTTGCCGAGACCGCTCCCTACATGCATGACGGCAGCCTGGCGACGCTCGAAGATGTTGTCGACCACTATTCCGACATGAACATGGACCGCCTCCACTCGGACGGCGAAACCCTTCTGGGGCCGCTCGATTTGTCGGCGCGAGAACGCTCGGACCTCGTTGCGTTTCTGCACACACTGACCGCCGCGCCTGTCGCTCACGCGGCCGGAGATTAGTCCGCGCGGTCGATCAACAATCTTGTTCGAGAAAACGTGAAGAGAAATCCGCGCCGCTGACATTACTTCAGCCAGCAAGAGCTCTATACTTACACCGTGGTGTTTCCATTCGCGCCCCGCCGCTCTCGGTTCATCTGGCATCGGGCAAAGCGTCAAGTTATTCGAAGGAGAAACAGGCATGAAAGCCCCAGCCTACAACCGTCGTTCCTTTCTGATTGGTGCAGGTCTCTGCAGCGCCTCCCTCATCCGTCCTCCTTTGGGCCTCGTGTCCGCAGCAAATGCGGCAACCGGTGTGGCTCCGACAGCCTCCATGCGCGGCGGCAGCAACAACTACAGTCCAAACGCACCGCTGGTCGACAATCTGGGTAAGGGTTTCTGGGTCTCCGGAACAGTCAGAAAGGCTGGCGGCGGCGAGCCCCTTTCCAATGTGCGCATTCAGATCTGGGCAGCAACAGAGCGCGGCGGCGAGCGCGAACCGAGCAACCATGGCAGCGTTTTGACCGCCGCCGACGGCACTTTCCGGCTTGAGATGTCTCAGATCTTGCCCAACTTTGGCCAACCCCATGCGCATCTCGCCTATGATGACGGTGCCTTCAAAACGGTATTTCTGCGCCCCGTGATGGGAAGCAGAAGCGACACCAGCGTACAGGCCCATTTCGTGCTTGCATCAGCCTGACGCCGTGCGCCAACGCGTGCCGCCAGACAACAAGAAAGTCGTCACCCGGCGCCTCGTCGGCGGCTTGATCTGGGCAACAGTGGCAGGCCTTTCACTCTGGCCGGTTCTGATCGCCGCTGCGAGCCCATACATCGTCGGCCGCAGCGCAATCTACATCGCGGCAGGTCTTGCTGGCGCTCTGTCGCTGACGCTCCTCTTCGTCCAGCCGCTTTTGGCAGCAGGCCTTCTTCCTGGTCTGAGGGGTCTACGCGGTCGCCGGTGGCATCGTGTGGCCGGTTTTCTAATTGCGGCGGTCGTGGCGGTGCACATTGGTGGGCTTTACATCACCAGCCCGCCGGACGCCCTTGATGCATTGCTTCTGGTCTCGCCGACTCCCTTTTCCATTTACGGTGTGGTCGCCATGTGGGGTCTCGTCCTGACGGTTCTGCTGGTGGCTTTTCGAAAGCACCTCCGCCTCCGCCCGTTGGCCTGGCGCATCATCCACAATGCTTTGGCCGCAAGCGTGGTGGCTACCAGTGCCGCCCATGCCCTTCTGATCGAGGGCACAATGGGCACCCTGTCGAAAATCGTCCTTTGCATCTGCGCCGTGCTCACCACAGCCGCCGTTACCCTCTACCTTCGGGTGATCAAACCACTCAGACAGCGCAGGGCTTCGGCCCAACGGGCTCATCGAGCAGCCCCTGACCTTTCCGCAAAATCGTGACCACGTCGGCTTAAGGCCTGTCATTGCCGAGAGATATTCCAGACCTGTTTTCAGGGTAGGATCAAACCATTCAAACAACGTTTGAAGTTTTCCATCAATCAGGCTAAATCCATGGTGGGAAACGAGGAGTGGAAATGGTCTCGGAAACAACGGCACAGCGCATTCTTCGGAACGCAGAATATCTGATGGCGTCAAATGGGATTGCGTCGACTTCGGTCCGGCAGATTACGGATGCCTCGGAGGCTAATGTTGCTTCTGTAAACTATTACTTCGGCAGCAAAACAGAACTTCTGCTGGAGTTGTTGAAAGATCGGTTCTCACAATTGGACACTGAACTTTTGACAAGGGTGAATGCTGTCGAGAAGAACGCCGCGGGAGCCGGTCCCAAGGCGCGTGATCTGACAGCCGCCTATTTTGACGCTCTTGCTTACCTGGGTTTTAATTCGGAAACTGGGCAGCTGGACCCTTTTATCCTTCTTATTCAAAGAGCCGCTGCTGAGCAGGAAGAGATTCTCGAGAAAGCCCAGGATTTTAGCGCACCTGGCCTCTCCAAATTGATGTCTTTGTTGGCTGACAGTATCCCTGGGAACCAGGGTCAGGACATCGAGATTAAAACACTTCTACGCCTGATGTTTACAACATCCGTTGCTGCAATGCCCACGATGAACGCCGAGCGTAAAAACGACATGCAGTTTTCAGCTGTCCGGGATTTTTTGTTTGCGGGCGTAGAAGCTTACCTATTGCGCATAGCAGGGAAACCCTGAGTCTAATTCTCTTGTAAAATCAGCCCACTTTTGGCATCACCGAACGACTTCAACTTCCGGCTTTCGCAAAGCCGCAATTCAAAACGAACGCTCAGCCAATCGACAGACATAGCCAGGCGTCCAGATATGGAGACGACAATGCGCGCATTTCGTTGGGCTGCTGTTATTCTGGCGTGTGGGCTCGGTAGTCAAATTGCACTCGCAGATGCCTTATCGATCGAAACTGCAAGAGGAAATATTGACGTCCCACGCGATCTCCAGAAGTTGGTTGTCTTCGACATTGCAGCCCTGGACACATTGAACGCCCTCGGCGTTTCGGTCGCAGGAACGCCTGAGCAAGTTTTTGTCGACTACCTGAAGCCTGTGGCTAAAGACGCCGAGAAAGTAGGATCGCTCTTCGAACCTGATTTTGAAGCCATAAATGCCCTACAGCCTGATTTGATTGTCGCAGGTGGGCGATCCTCCAAACAGGTCGAAGCGCTTTCAGAATTCGCGCCGACCATCGATATGACGATTTGGGGCGATGGCCTTTTGACCCAGGCGATTGCACGGCTACACGCTTACGGTTCGCTGTTTGGCAAGGAAGACGCTGCCCAAGAGCTGGAAGATGACCTCAATAGCGCCGTCAATGCATTGAAGGCGCAGAGCGCCGGTGCGGGAAAAGCTCTCATCGTTCTTACAAATGGGCCAAAGATCAGCGTGTATGGCAAGGGTTCTCGCTTCGGATGGCTACATACAGAACTAGGAATCGAGCCAGCGATCGAAGATGTTAAATCTTCGACGCACGGTGAAGCGGTTTCCTTCGAGTTCATTCGAGATGCCAACCCGGACTGGCTGATTGTGATTGATCGTGCTGCAGCGATTGGTCAGGACGCAGCACTGGCAGCCGAGACGCTCGACAACAAACTGGTTGCTGAAACCACGGCCTGGAAGTCTGGGCAGGTTATCTTTCTTGACGCGAGCAAGGTTTATATCGCAGCGGGCGGCTATCAATCTCTGATGGGCACTTTGGCTGAAATTTCGGACGCATTCCAGAAAGCCAACTAATCGGACACCCATTCCTTGCGCCCTCACCTTGCTCCCTTGCAACGGACATCGGCATTCTGGCCGATTGTCCTTGCGATTCTCCTTGTCGGACTGGTCGCCGGGAGTCTTGTGACCGGAGCAGCGAATGTGTCAGCTCTCGATCTCTTTCGCCGTGGTGAAAGTGGCGATATTTTGCTTGTCAGCAGGTTGCCCAGGACACTGGCGACCATCCTTACCGGTGCGTCTCTGGCTGTCGCTGGCGTCATCATGCAAACGCTCGTCCGCAACCGGTTTGTAGAACCGGCGACGACCGGAACCGGCCAATGCGCGGCGCTTGGGCTCCTTGCAACATTACTTCTGGTTCCTGGAGCCCCCCTCTTGGCCAAGATGGCGATTTCCAGCGCTGCGGCATTTGCGGGAACAGCAATCTTCCTGGCATTGGTGCGGCGACTTCCTCCGACCCAACCTCTCCTCGTTCCCCTGACTGGCATAGTCTACGGTGGCATAGTCGGGTCTATCTCGATATTCATCGCTTATGAAAATGACTTGCTTCAATACATCTCCGTTTGGATGAATGGCGAGTTTTCCGGGGTTCTCCAAGGCCGCTATGAACTACTTTGGGCGTCCGGCGCAGCTGCCCTGGCGGCCTATTTCTATGCAGATCAATTCACGGTCGCCGGGTTCGGGAAGGACACCGCACATGGTCTCGGGCTTAGCTACCGCACTGTGATGATCGCCGGCCTGAGCATTGTCGCCCTGATTACATCCTTTACGATACTCACGGTTGGCATGCTGCCTTTTGTCGGGCTTGTCGTGCCGAATATCATCAGTCGGTTCCGAGGGGACAATACGAAGGAAACCTTGCCACTTGTCGCCGTTTTGGGGGGCGTTCTTGTGCTCGCAAGCGACCTCATTGGCCGCTTGATACGCTACCCCTACGAGATTCCTGCGGGGACGATTTTCGGCGTCCTCGGCACAGGCGTTTTCCTCTGGCTGTTGTTTGCGAGGCCAACTCGCCGTGTCTAGAACCTTCTGTATTCTTGGCTTGTGCACCCTCCTTTCAATCACTGCCTTCATGGTCCTTGGCGCCCGTGGTAATTGGGATTTTATCCTGGTTTTCAGAGGCACTAAGCTGGTAGCTCTCGCCCTTGTCGCGACCTCGATCGCGGTTGCCACCGTCCTCTTCCAGACACTAACGAGCAACAGGATCCTTACCCCGTCGATTATGGGTTTCGATGCGCTCTACATTCTGTTTCAGACCGCGCTGATTTTTACCCTTGGCGGCTTTGGATTTTCGACTCTCGCCCCGGAATTAAAGTTCGCCCTTGAACTCTGCCTGTTGTCCGCTGCATCCCTAGTGCTGTTCGGGAGTCTGATTGGCCAAGGCATGCATGACCTGTTTCGCATGTTGCTGGTTGGCGTTGTGTTCGGGGTCCTTTTTCAAAGCCTTACGGTGCTCTTGCAGCGCATGATCGACCCGAACGAGTTTTCAGTGGTTCAGGGATCTTTGTTCGCCAGTTTCAACAACGTGGACACCACACTTATTGCTCTGGCAACACCATTGGTTCTCGCGTGCTGCGCTTTGGCATGGCACAAGCGCAGTGTTTGGGACGTTATGGCCCTGGGGCGTGAACAGGCCATCAGTCTTGGCCTGAATTACAAACGCGAGCTGATGATTGGGCTTGCGTTGGTCACAGCGCTGATAGCCACGTCAACGGCGCTTGTCGGGCCAGTTGCTTTCTTCGGGCTTCTGGTCAGCGCAATCAGTTATGAAATCACGAAAACTTATCATCATGGCCCGATCTTCCTGTCGTCCATCCTTATTTCCGTCATCGTTCTCGTCGGCGGTCAGGCCATCTTCGAACGCGTACTCGGGTTGGGGGCGACCTTGAGTATTGTCGTCGAGTTTCTCGGCGGACTGGTGTTCCTGTTTTTAATCCTGAGGAGGGTTCGAGTTTGATCGAAATCGAAAACGTCACCTTCCATCATGGCAAGTCACCAATCTTGAAGGACGTCTCACTCACAATCGAAAGAGGCGGGATCACCGCATTGATTGGGCCAAATGGTGCAGGCAAATCAACGTTGTTTGCTTTGATGGCAAGGCTGCTGCCCCTTCAGTCCGGCAAGATCTCTTTCGATTCAATGGACATTCGTCAAACGCCTTCGAGGGAGCTTTCGAAAAAGCTGGCGATCTTGCGGCAGGACACCCATGTCGCATCCAGAATTACCGTGCAAGATATGGTTGGATTTGGGAGGTTCCCGCATCATCAGGGTCGCGCAACCAGACAGGACCATGACAAGGTTAGAGCTGCTTTGGATGTATTTGACCTTGCTGACATTGCGGAGCGTTTCATCGACGAATTGTCCGGCGGACAACGTCAACGCGTTCTGGTGGCGATGGCCTATGCACAGGACACGGAATATCTTCTTCTGGACGAGCCTCTCAACAATCTGGACATGCATTTTGCCCGCAATCTGATGCATCAGTTGCGCGATCTTGCCGACAATCACGGCAAGACGATTGTCGTCGTGCTGCATGAGATCAACTACGCAGCTGCTCATGCGGACACAATCATCGCCCTGAAAAACGGCGTGGTCGCCGCCCATTCCAAAACCGATGAATTTATGACCGAGGAAACCATTTCCCGGATCTATGACATGAGCGTCAAGGTCAAGACCGTCGACGGCCTGAAAGTGGCCCTGCACCACGTCTGAGAAAAAGCAGCATCGGCACGGAGCCGATGCTGCTCTCTTCATTTTAAACGGCTGACCTGTTCGATCAATACCGCAGTTTTGCCGTCAAACGGAACGAACGTCCTGGTTCATAGAGTGGTGTGATGATGCCGTCATATTCGCCGCCATAGGTTGCTCGATCGGAGTATGTCTCATCGAAAATGTTGTTCGCCTCGAGCCGGACTGACAAAAACTCATATTGCTTTGGCTTGTATTCCGCGTAGGCACTAACGACCGTATAGGGATCGATCGTGCCATATCCCGAGGAAATAAATCCGTCGTATGCCAGAGCGGCATCCAGTGTTGCCCCAAGCGTCACGTCGTACTGGTCAAACGTATGGGCGATCTCACCAGAGATTATCTGACCAACGGCGGCACCAATGTTAATCAGGTAGTAGGACTCAAAGCCTGTATCACTCAGGTTCAAACGCGTATCCGCATAGGACAGTTTTACAAAACCGTTGCCCCAGTTGTAACCACCCGAGAGCTTGTAGCCCCAGCTGCTGAAATCCACGTTGCTGTCGCCGTCGCGGTAGTTCCAAAAACGGGTATTGAAGACATCGGCTCCAGCAAACCAACCTGCGTTTTCATAGCTAAGCCCAGCGGTCACATTGTCCGAGCGAACAGGCTCCAGATTCGAATAGTCCCAGGTTCTCCAATATTCGAAACTCTCTTCGAGATCGATACCGCCAAAAACATTGGAATAGCCAGCATTGACCGAAACGCCCTTGATAAGCTCGACCTCTGCAAACGCATTTCCGCTCAGGCCAAAATTGTCCACATTGGTGCCGTCTTTGCCCTCGAAATAGTTTCCGTCAGCGCGGCCACCGAAGGAGAGTTTGAGGCGATCAACCGGAGTCAACCGGGCCTGCGCAAACCCACCAATGTTTGAAACCTGCTCCGAATAGGCCTCATAAGAATCGCTGTAGTCCGTGTTCTGAGAAATGAAGTCGACACCGGTTGTAACCGTATTGCCTTCACTGATTTCGAAGACATTCTCGGCCTTGGCAGTCCAGGTTCCACCTGTGGATTCACTGCCATAAGGCTCGGGAATCTTGAAGCTGTTCTCGCTATAGCCAACGACGACCTTTGGATTCCAGAGGCCTTCAATCTCTTCCTTGCCAAAGTTGAAGGAAAAATTGCGCCGCGTTGTATCGTAGACTCGTATGTCAGAAGTACCGAACAACCCACCAACATTCGCCCGGTAAGGTCTCAGCGCATCATCGATGATTTGCTGCGCGCTGAGTTCAAACCGGTAGCCCGTATCCGTTTCATAAGCGCCCTTCGCCAGAACGCTTGAGAAATCGGCGCCAGTTCCCGGAACCGCCCAGCCATCGCCATTTTCATAGTCATCGCCATTTGCAAACTTGGCATAACCCAGCAATTCAAATCCCTGATGGCGTGCATAGGCCGCCGCGCTTTCAGTAAATGTCTCACTGTTCGTGTCATAGCTAAGAGTAGCGAAGGCTCCAAAATTCCGATCGTTGATCAAGAGATCCTGGACATCGACAGTTTCATAGACGATAGAGCCGCCGAGCGCCCCAAAGCCAGCGTCCGCGGGTGCGACACCTGGATCAACGCGTACCGCCTTCAACAGGGCCGGGTCGATGTAGTTGGTGCTCGTGTGGTGAAATATCCGGTTTCCCTGCTGAACACCATCTACGGAGACAGCCAGGTTGTTCTCGTCGATACCATTCACAAATACCTTTTGCGCAATAGGAATACCGCCTCCGACCGAAATTGAAGCGTTCCCGGCAAACAAGTCGCGCAAGGTTTGGGGATCAGTTCGCTGTATTTCCTCGATAGCGATGTAGATCGACTGCGCCCGGTCTGCACTGCCTTGATGCTCATCGAACCTGTCGGCCGCATCTGGAGACACCCGAATGGTGTCCAGGGTCACTTCACCGCTAGCCGTTGAGGCAACCGATGCATCCTGTGCATTGGCGCTCCCGACAAAGAGCACTGATGGTAAGACTGTGCCGGCAAGCAGCAGCGAAAGACGCACGCGGTCAAGCATGGCCAATTCCTTTTGTGTTCAAAATTTCAAGATCAGCTGAATTCGGCTGAACAGCCGAACATGGCTCGAACCGCCCCCAGTTGCACGGCACAACAGGTTTTATACATGAGTTAAATTGTCATGTAAAACACTGTTTGAAATAATGTTTTGCTCATAGAAAAGGCGCTTAAGCGGCGAAATACGCAAGCAAGAAGTGTGTATTTATCGTTTTATTTCAGTATCTTAACCTATTTTTTGGAACACCGACCGGAACATGGAGCGTCATTCTTGCAAGCCGAATGTCCCACAGGAACTTGGCATTGGCGGAGCATTACACCCACACCAAGCGCAGCCTGATCTAGAATTCGGCTCCAGACGAGCGAATAAGACGAACGTCGGAAACCAGTCTGTTTCTGGAGATTGAGAACAACACATCTGCGGCGCCGTAAGATTCTGATGGAGCGCCTTGTTCATGGAAGATCGCTTCCGAAATACGGAGCCCATGACAGATGCACGCCTTGTCCGGTAGCAACTTAAGCCAAGCAATCAAGCGTCTTTAAGCTGTCGGTCGCCATTCAAGCTTCAGTTCTTCTCGCCAGGCGAACCGCTCAATGTGACTGTCGATGACACCCTTCATCCGAGCCATGTTCTGATCTTCCTCGGCTTCACAGTGGATTGTGAGACACGCGTCAGTGGCGACCATGCGGCAGAAGCCGAACGGAAATGACACCTCACCTTTGTTGTCATCCCAATCTGCGGGAACCTTGTGGGCAAAGTGCTTGCAAAGTTGCTGTAGGTATTTTGAGGCTGAGGCGGTATGCGCGGTCGATGTGACGACTATCATTGCCCTGGCTATCCATTCTCTTGCATTAAAAAAGTGAGCCGGGAGACCCCGGCTCACGCGAAAAGCTTGACATGCAAACTTAAAACTTGGCTGTTGCCGTCAAAAAGAAGCTCCGGCCCGGTGAATTGACAGGCGTCACGCGGCTCGTCGCGCTGTAGGTTCCCCGGCTGTAGTAGGTTTCATCAAACAGATTGTTGACTTCGCCGCGAAGCGTGAAGTCCGTGTCACCGAACTTTGGAGCCCATTGAGCGAAGATATTTACAACCTCATATCCCGGAATAGGATCGTCATACCCGTTGTCTGCCAGCGCCTGATTGGAATACTCAAAGGCAATTTCCGCGTTAGCTCCAAGCGTCAAATTCCAATCCTGGAACGTGTATCCTGCGCCAAGCGACAGCATGTCTCCGACCGGAACGCCGTTGTTGGAGTCTCCAAACAGCGGAATGCGATCTCCATACTCAACGTCAGTGTGCGTATAGGCGGCCGAAACGTAAGCGTTATCCCAGTTGTAGCGAGCTGAGATGTCAAAGCCTTTTGAGATCAGATCATCGCCGTTGACCCGCTCCGCAGTTGTAAATCCTGAACCATATTCATATGTCGTCGTATTAAACATCTTAGTATAGAAAAGGTCGGCGCCAACAACGAGACCTTTGTATTCGTAAGACAATCCAACCTTTGCATTGTGAGCCGTCGTCGGGTTCAAATCGTCTGCATAGGTATAGTCAAGGGCGTGAAACAGAGCTGCTTCGGATTGCTCGATGCCTCCAAATACATACGAATAGCCACCGTTAAGTGACAGACCGTCGATGATTTCATAACCCAGGTTTATATTGGGCGAGAGACCGAAGTTATCGAAGGTCTGGTCGTCTACCGAATGATAACTTTGAAAATCGGCTCGCAGACCTGCAGAGACGTCCAGCTTCTCGATTGGGGTAAGACGTGTCTGCACATATGCGCCGACATTGGTAATGTCTTCAGACACATCTGTCGAAAAATGGAACCGTTCGATATCTACCTGATCATGGTAGAAATCGACACCGGCCGTCACAGTCCCCAGACCAAAATGAAACCGGTTCTGCAGATGGCCGCCGATCGATTGAAGATCAGAATTGAAATCTCCGCTTGCCCGTGTGTAGCCGGAATTGTTGGGGCGGTTAAGTTTGTTCTGATTGTAATAAAGTAGTACTTCAGGGTCGAAGTTACCGCCAGCCCCCTCCAAGGTGTACTTGAAGGTCGCTGTCAGCCGCTCATATAGGTTTTCGTTAAAGTCAGTTCCAACGGCTCCCATGTTGGTACGTAACCGCCGATAGCCGTCATCCCTGTAGTATTCCCCGGTCGCTTCGAACCGGTGGCCTTCGACGCTTTGGTAAGCCAGCTTGCCTAGGCCATTCCAGAGATCGGCAGCGGTACCCAGTTCAGTGAACCCGTCGCCGTCATCGTAATCCTGCCCCTCTGCACGAGTGATGGCGCCCAAATACTCAAATCCTTGGGCAGCACCGTAAGCGGCCGTTGTTCCAGTCAGCGTCATCGAGTTGGTATCATAACCGAACGAAACCAATCCACCCAGTGTCTGACCTTCTTTGAGGAGGTCCACTGCATCGACCGTTTCAAAATCGACACTGCCTCCGAGCGCACCAGGGCCACTGTCTGCCGGTGCCACACCGTCATTTATGCCAACAGATTTGAGGAACAACGGGTTGATGCCCAAGGTGCCATTATGATGCCAGACGTTGTTTTTTTGCCTGGCGCCATCGACCGTTACATTTAGTTTGGACTCATCAATGCCGTGCACATAGAGCTTTTGAGAGGCTGAACTACCTCCTGCCGTCGCCACTGATGGCGTGCCCTGGAAGAGTTGCTTCAGGTCAACCGGTTGTGTTTGCTCAATTTCGTCGCGACTGATGTTGGCGCTGGTTTCAAGGGTCTCGAATTTTTCAGAGCCGTCATCTTTTACGACAATGGTCTCTAGCTCCTGTACTTGCTGAGCTCCGGCGGCCACTACCGAAAGGGTAAAACCACTGACGGACGCCAATATGGCCGCTTGCCTCACGATTCTACGTTTCATTCTTCAAACCCCAACCCTCGTCAGTCCAGCCGCGGCGGCTTCAGGCCTTTTCAACCGAGCTTAAACTTGACTAAAAACATCATGTATTTGATAAAGGCAGTGTCACAATCAAACAATTCCGAAGGCGTTTGCGTGTCACTCAAACTCTTTTGCGAAACTGAACTTTTGGCAAAAGTGCTTTCTCTATTAGGATCTTATGAAGAGCGTAAGTGACAGAGCGAAATTCATCTTGCCCCTCGGTTTGCCAGTCCTGGACACTTGAATCTCATGTTCGTTCCGCTTGATCGCCATAAGCACTACGTCACAAAAGAAGATCTTATGGATCAACCTGGCGCTCAACGCATGCGTTGGGTCGGTCCGTCGCTTGAAACAAGCGATGAGGTTCTGCGCGGTGCAATCGGGTTCATGGACGTTGAGGAAGGGCTATCAGTTCACTATTCGAATGCTGAAGATCTGCATGACCTCAAAATTGAGACCGAGTGCGGCCCAAGATTAAGTGCCTCGCTCTTTCTGGAGGGGCAGGTCGACGCCTTTGTCGGCGACTTCAAGATACCGATGCCTTCCTACGACAATGACGCTCGTCATTGGTCACCGATTGCAACGGTGTTCTCGCAAAACCGTATCGAAAAATTTGTACGGCATGCGCGCAAAGGTGTCCGTTTGAAGAAGGTGACCATTTCCATTTCGCACGACTGGCTCTTCACCCATTTGGATAAGTCTGATCCCAGATTTCACATTTTCAAGGAATTCGCCGAGACGCATGTCTCGAGCTTGAGCTGGGTCCCCAGCACCCATGCAATTGGCCTGGCAGAACAGATCATCGCCGCTCCCAACAGATCGCCTTTTCAGCATCGTCTTTATATAACCGCACGGGTCTACGGGTTGCTGGATGAGGCTTTTCAGCACTTCTCAGAGCGACCTGTAGATCCACCCGTCAAAGCAATAGATGGACAGGATCGGCACAAATTGCTGGAAATCGATACATTTCTTGACGATCAACGGGGCAATTGCGTCGCGGTCGAAGAACTCGCGCGGCACATCGGCATGAGCCAGAATTCACTGCAGCGGCTGATCTCACGCGCCTACGGACTGTCAGCGTCCCGCTTCATTCGGAAGTTTGGTCTGGCAAAAGCAAGGACAGCTCTCGAACGAGATGGGCTTACGATCGCCGAAGCCGCGCATATTGCCGGCTATTCCTCGCCAGCCAACTTCTCAACGGCATTCAAAAGAGAATTTGGCCTGACACCAAAGCAGATCATTTAATAAAATCAGTCTTATAAACCTTCCACGCCGTTCTACTCGACTGAGCCAGCTTTCGCTTTAATTGCAAACGCCGCCTTGTCCTCGATTGCATGAACCCCGCACCAGAAAAAGGGGGGGAAAGACCAATCAATCGAAAATTCTAGCTCAAAATCGTCCTGTCTTCTGGGAGCCGGTCGCGGAGCGAATGACCAGGTACTGAGCTGCGACCCGACTACAGGACAGGGCCGTTTCTCATTGGGTTTTCGTGAAGGTGCTGTAGGCCGCAGGGCTTTGATCTGCAACCATGCGCAAGATCGTGACCCAGCACGCCAGCCCCTCTGCAATCGAGCTCTTGCGGAAGAACTCGTTGGGCGCGTGAAAGTTCTCGTCGGAAATGGCAAAGGAGAACATCACTGTATCGATGCCCAGCTCTTCCTGCACGATGGATGTCAATGGCAGTGATGCACCGATACGAACTTTGTGCGGCGTTTCTCCGGTGACCTGTTTGAGTGCATTCATCCCGGCGGTCAGTAGCGGGTGGTCCTCGGGCAACAGATAGGCCGCTGATCCTTGTTTTGAATCGCGGATCTCAAGTGCTGCGCCGTCAGGCAACTGCGCGTGTAGATGAGCGATCACCGCGTCCTGCGCTTTAACGGGATCCTGGCCGGGCACGAGCCTCATCGTGAGCTTGGCGGATGCCTCCGTTGGAATGACGGTCTTGGCGCCTGCGC is a window of Labrenzia sp. CE80 DNA encoding:
- a CDS encoding iron chelate uptake ABC transporter family permease subunit, giving the protein MSRTFCILGLCTLLSITAFMVLGARGNWDFILVFRGTKLVALALVATSIAVATVLFQTLTSNRILTPSIMGFDALYILFQTALIFTLGGFGFSTLAPELKFALELCLLSAASLVLFGSLIGQGMHDLFRMLLVGVVFGVLFQSLTVLLQRMIDPNEFSVVQGSLFASFNNVDTTLIALATPLVLACCALAWHKRSVWDVMALGREQAISLGLNYKRELMIGLALVTALIATSTALVGPVAFFGLLVSAISYEITKTYHHGPIFLSSILISVIVLVGGQAIFERVLGLGATLSIVVEFLGGLVFLFLILRRVRV
- a CDS encoding ATP-binding cassette domain-containing protein: MIEIENVTFHHGKSPILKDVSLTIERGGITALIGPNGAGKSTLFALMARLLPLQSGKISFDSMDIRQTPSRELSKKLAILRQDTHVASRITVQDMVGFGRFPHHQGRATRQDHDKVRAALDVFDLADIAERFIDELSGGQRQRVLVAMAYAQDTEYLLLDEPLNNLDMHFARNLMHQLRDLADNHGKTIVVVLHEINYAAAHADTIIALKNGVVAAHSKTDEFMTEETISRIYDMSVKVKTVDGLKVALHHV
- a CDS encoding TonB-dependent receptor; the encoded protein is MLDRVRLSLLLAGTVLPSVLFVGSANAQDASVASTASGEVTLDTIRVSPDAADRFDEHQGSADRAQSIYIAIEEIQRTDPQTLRDLFAGNASISVGGGIPIAQKVFVNGIDENNLAVSVDGVQQGNRIFHHTSTNYIDPALLKAVRVDPGVAPADAGFGALGGSIVYETVDVQDLLINDRNFGAFATLSYDTNSETFTESAAAYARHQGFELLGYAKFANGDDYENGDGWAVPGTGADFSSVLAKGAYETDTGYRFELSAQQIIDDALRPYRANVGGLFGTSDIRVYDTTRRNFSFNFGKEEIEGLWNPKVVVGYSENSFKIPEPYGSESTGGTWTAKAENVFEISEGNTVTTGVDFISQNTDYSDSYEAYSEQVSNIGGFAQARLTPVDRLKLSFGGRADGNYFEGKDGTNVDNFGLSGNAFAEVELIKGVSVNAGYSNVFGGIDLEESFEYWRTWDYSNLEPVRSDNVTAGLSYENAGWFAGADVFNTRFWNYRDGDSNVDFSSWGYKLSGGYNWGNGFVKLSYADTRLNLSDTGFESYYLINIGAAVGQIISGEIAHTFDQYDVTLGATLDAALAYDGFISSGYGTIDPYTVVSAYAEYKPKQYEFLSVRLEANNIFDETYSDRATYGGEYDGIITPLYEPGRSFRLTAKLRY
- a CDS encoding DUF2218 domain-containing protein; translated protein: MIVVTSTAHTASASKYLQQLCKHFAHKVPADWDDNKGEVSFPFGFCRMVATDACLTIHCEAEEDQNMARMKGVIDSHIERFAWREELKLEWRPTA
- a CDS encoding TonB-dependent receptor, with product MKRRIVRQAAILASVSGFTLSVVAAGAQQVQELETIVVKDDGSEKFETLETSANISRDEIEQTQPVDLKQLFQGTPSVATAGGSSASQKLYVHGIDESKLNVTVDGARQKNNVWHHNGTLGINPLFLKSVGINDGVAPADSGPGALGGSVDFETVDAVDLLKEGQTLGGLVSFGYDTNSMTLTGTTAAYGAAQGFEYLGAITRAEGQDYDDGDGFTELGTAADLWNGLGKLAYQSVEGHRFEATGEYYRDDGYRRLRTNMGAVGTDFNENLYERLTATFKYTLEGAGGNFDPEVLLYYNQNKLNRPNNSGYTRASGDFNSDLQSIGGHLQNRFHFGLGTVTAGVDFYHDQVDIERFHFSTDVSEDITNVGAYVQTRLTPIEKLDVSAGLRADFQSYHSVDDQTFDNFGLSPNINLGYEIIDGLSLNGGYSYVFGGIEQSEAALFHALDYTYADDLNPTTAHNAKVGLSYEYKGLVVGADLFYTKMFNTTTYEYGSGFTTAERVNGDDLISKGFDISARYNWDNAYVSAAYTHTDVEYGDRIPLFGDSNNGVPVGDMLSLGAGYTFQDWNLTLGANAEIAFEYSNQALADNGYDDPIPGYEVVNIFAQWAPKFGDTDFTLRGEVNNLFDETYYSRGTYSATSRVTPVNSPGRSFFLTATAKF